The genomic interval GTCTAGATATGGATAGAAAGTCGAGTTCCACTATTAGTAGAAGGGTATAACTTGAGTAATAGAAGTATTTGGAGTTGTTTGGACCCATTGAGATTTAAAGATGTATCGTTCGGTTTTCGTTGAGATTATTAGAAATTTTGGACCcatttggtttatgttatttttgtaatgatgacttatggagtttgtattgTGGTTATTTGGATAATATAAAATTGTGTGCTATTTATGAAATCCTTGGGGTTTTAGGTGCTTGCAGAGACAGGTTGGTAAGTgataggtagtaattctccgaccccTTCTGGGTACAGGGCGTTACACACTGAGAATAGATCATCAATGTCAAAAGCTCCCGTGACTTTTTCACAAGGAGATTCCTTAAAAGTAAAGtcataaactgatgtgacttgatgtgatacattagattgtaaaactaattttattgtaaagtatatctaatgtatcatttgaaatcatatcaattttgaatttaattttataaaatctttttgtagttGCAGTACTTCTCTTTCCACAAGTGATGTCTTTAGAGAAGTAAACCAACTTGGAACATCACTACTTTCAACAGGGATGAGCTGCCAAAGGAAGTGATAGTATCAGTCGAAATCGAATCCATTTTTTAATAGTTCGTGGAACTGCTTCGATCGATCGATTCTAGTCGATTTCaactaattcaactttttttttttatttgaaaaatgattttttttttaatttcttgtaagagaatataatataattaaatatgtattaactttttcattccATATATTCAATAATAATGGTAGAAATTGAAAGACAAAACATAAAGCTCTTTATTTGATTTGGCTAGTTTCGACagtgtgatgagatgagatgagatgagatgattttagatgagttgattaaatattgatagaatattattttttaatattattattattttgagatgtaaaaaagttgaattatttattatattttgtataaaagtttgaaaaaattgtaataatgaaatgaaatagattgaaagtatttatgtatccaaacaagACAGTGAAACATAATTAACCAAGAAAAGATTGAataatgaatatttatattaaatttgtaattatgCACAAAATACCACAATTGTCATGTACTTTAACTTAATAACGCTTATCTTTTTCATATAAGAGAATATTAGTGGCAAAAAACTAAAGACAATTGAAATCAAATACATGAATTGGATACTTCTTGAAACTATTTAGATTCACATTATTTCTTATTGAatcattttatatgtttttaatatattttactaaCCCTACaataatctatataaaattattttaaattattctattcaattcgggatttaataaatttttgaaattttgaaatttcaataagCCTTGTTTGAATTCACAAACTACCTCAACTCATATCATATTTATCATTACagcttttacaaattttcacacaaaatataataaacaattcaactttttcaaatctaaaaacaactttattaaattcttacataaaatataataaacaattcaactttttcaaatctcaaaacaataataatattaaaaaataatattttatttattatttataaataatttcaattcatctcaacttatttttacATTCAAATCATACCTAAATTAACTATTTCCTGATCTggaatataattataatattttatggtttGCTTAAAATAAGGATACACATGTATACTATTAATAAATGTATCTTACAATAAGAGTTCTTTAGGTGACAATGTCAACCGTGGTGTGCGAAAGCGAAAATTTGGATTGACCGCGCCGAcagttgaaaagaaaaaaaagagcctCGGCCTTTGTCCTTTCGAGCGAGCCCGAGGCTCGGACAACTTCGAACCTAAAAGACGTCTCTAGAGAAATACAGGTACAGACAAAACATGATACTCTagtatgtaatatatttatctatttttatttagtcacaggaaaaaaaaaataattccgaAATCTCAAAGGCTGTTACGGTTGGCTCCTGGACGCTACTGATTCGCCTCCATTTCTTGATCGTCTGATAGCATCTGAGGCCGAATCTGTGCCATGAGATTATGCACCAATGCTTCTGAAGTAGCTTTAAGCTCAAGACGGCGACgtagagaggaagaggaaataagACAAAACCCGGAAGCTCATTCATTTTCGGTGTCGGAAAGCTGTTTCTGGAAATGGGTTCGGCTCACAGTCTGGTATttcgccctctctctctctctcaataacctatgtttttcctttttctcggCAACCAATGAATTAAGTGGGTTGGTTTTGTTAAGCAACGTTTTGCTAGTGAAATCATTGTTTTCCTCGAGTATAGGATCAGCTTTTTGAGCTAGAAAAGAAAGTGGGtatttttcttgagtttgaaTTTTCCCGATGAGAACACAAAGCCGAGTTTTTGAAATCAGCTTAAGTTCTAATTTCTGAGTGTGTACTTTCACGGACCCATTTATTGCCTCACCCTCGCTAACTAATGGTTTATTTGGTGAGGTTGACAGGCTTTTTGGAGTGAATCTCTATCTAACATTCTCCCTCTCTCAAGAAGTTGATTAGATGGGGACATTTATGTGTCGTATTTGAAAAAAGATGAGCTTTATCTTCTTGGAGTAGATTTTcccagaaagaaaaaataataataatgtatcaGTTTTTccagagaaaatgatgaatagcatGGAGATAGATTCGAATTGGCatcaaatttgtgatttttatttttcagttaaaatttGTCAAATCCGTTTCAGTACTTTCGATGTCACCGGTCCTCCAAATATGTATTTGTCTTTCTGTAATCTTTTAAAAATCTCACGTGTGCAGACCTCTCAAATTAATGCACACCTACCGTTTTTACATGCAGATATGTGAAACATAATGGATTGCACTGCAAGTGGCATGGATCACCATTCCCTGGTCCTTAGGACTTGATTCGTTGTATGGTCTTTATCAACAAATCCACCGCCACTATTCgatacccaaaagaaaaatgtcaaTTTTGGAGGAGAAGCCATCGTCTTCTTCGTCATGGCTGGCATCGGAGGCTACGTCGGTGATACCGGCTGGAGAGATTGATCCTTTGTTGAAAGACTTGAATGAGAAGAAGCAGAGCTTCCGACGGAACGTGGTTTCGTTGGCAGCGGAGTTGAAGGAGGTTCGGACCCGCTTAACATCTCGGGAGCAATCATATGCTTTAGAAACTCTAACAAGACAGGCATGTCATCTTGAGATTTTGggttctttttcaaatattgtgtgcatgtggtttgaatcTTTAAAGTCAATGACTAGTCTCTTCTttagtgtttttgtttttggggtcATGATTTGGATTTGTAGTTATTCTGTTTTGATCTGAGTTATTTTCGTGGGTATGTTTTCGCAGGAAGCAGAGGCAAAAGCTAAGAACATGGAGGAAGAAATTGGTAGATTGGAGAAGAAGTTGGAAGAGAGGAATGCGAAGGTTCAGGCTTCGGCATCTACTGCTGAGAAGGTTCCCTCTCACATCTTCGTCGTCAGCTTCTTAATTTtgtgattaattaatttaagatgtttTGGCTTTTTCGGCGAATCCCTCGAACTTAGGCCATCATTCACTAATTAATGTCATTTTGCTTTCTTTCCTGAGTTGATGTTGtgcattatttatttgttttttcccaTCTTGCTACTTTGATGTAATAAGATATGCCACACACCTTATGCGTATCCATTGAGATGCCCTTTGGCTtttttctctttgctttttCGGCGGAGCCCATTTTCCCACGCATCCCACAAATTGACATGGCTTCATGTGATCCGtatctgttttataataaagtaactttacaatctgacgaaccacaacaaactacatcaatttgtgagattattttgtataatcactTAGGTGCTTTAATTTACGGTGTTGAAATCTGAGAAAAATCCACTTCTTTAGTGCTGAAACATTGCTATATCTAATATCTTCTACTCAGAAAGAAAAGTTCATCTGACCTTTAGCCTTTCGGAATGTCTCTCTATTGCAAAATAAAATTGGACTAATTTGATATGTAATAATtgttttaactcaaataattagGTAGTGATTTGACCATTGACTTCTATATGTTTCTTCCTGTGACCAAACAAATTcagtaaatatttaaaacaatatgCCCTGACTATTTAAGATTCTCGTTAATATCCTtttctttataagatttataagattGTAAGATTTATGATCTAGATTAGGATTGTAATAACTACGTTGCAGAGTATATCCTAAGGGCATGTATTTCTTAACGATTGAATTTAATATCATGGGTTTTAGGTGATTTAGTTATTGTtcattatcatttatcatatttgaataTCTTTAGCAGTATTCTTGCTTTTGCAATGCAATCACATTCATTTTGTTGTCTTCTACTAAACCTTGTTTGTTTCTCATCATCCTGTGACTCTGTAATCCTAATATAGACTTGATGGGATGCAGTGTCTCAAGGAGTTGGATGACCTTAGATCACAGCTTTCAGCCACTCGAGCAATTGCAGATTCCAGTGCTGCATCAGCTCAATCAGCACGGCTCCAGTGTTTAGCCCTTGTAAAGGAATTAGAGGAAAAGAATGGTTCACTGAAAGAGCATGAGGATCGTGTAACTACATTAGGAGAGCAATTGGATAACCTACAGAGGGATATTCAAGCCAGGGAATCTTCCCAAAAGCAACTGAAAGATGAagtgttgaaaattgaaaatgatattatgcAAGCTGTTGCAAAAGCTGGAGTAAGCAAGGATTGTGAACTGAGGAAATTATTAAATGAGGTTTCTCCAAAGAATTTCGAGAAGATTAATAAGCTTTTGATTTTTAAGGATGAAGAAATAGCAAAACTGAAGGATGAAATTAAGATAATGTCTGCTCACTGGAAACATAAGACCAAGGAGTTGGAGTCACAGGTACATTCACCTTCAGTCTCTCCTGTTATCTACTCTGTTCAACTGCATACTATTTTAGTGCTTCACTTCTTTGACGTTCCCAATTCTTCTTTGTTTATGCATTTCAACCTGTTTTGAGGAGCAGTTAGAGAAGCAACGGCGAGCTGATCAGGAACTGAAAAAGAGAGTGTTGAAGTTGGAATTCTGCCTCCAGGAAGCTCGTTCTCAGACACGAAAGCTCCAAAGGGTAATCTTGATGCACTTTTTTCAATCTTCAAACTTTGCATTACAAACCATATGAATAGAAGTTAATTATAAAGCTGTCTGCACAACATATGGATTTCTCATCGACTAGATGAATCATACTGTTGTAATTTGCTAGAGGCCTTGTCTTTGTTATTGTGAGCTACTTTGGTTAggttctatttaattaaatggctGCATTCATTAAGGTGTAAGTGGCCTCTGATATGCTTCTTCTTGTAGAAAGTGCCACGGTTGAATGCTGCAGCCTTTTTTAACCCTGATGATTGAGACCATACTTTCAATAGGCTAGTTCATCATTATTTTAGTCTTGAGCAACTTAAAAACATGCAAGTTGCTTGAGCTCTTAAATTTATCCTACATTCATAAATTTTAGTCCTATCCTTTCCAAAACGTTCATATCGTATACCTCTCTACATATGGATATGCTTATATCACTAATCTCTACCCCTCATCAGATGGGAGAGCGAAGGGACAAAGCCCTAAAAGAACTCAGAGATCAGTTAGCAGCAAAACAACAAAGTGCAACCATGAGTGCTGAAGAACAAAATTTCTGGGAAACCTCTGGCTTCAAGATTGTTGTTTCAATGTCGATGTTGATCTTGGTGGTATTTTCAAAAAGATGATATCATTTGCTACCCAGTTCTTGTGTATAAAAAATctgatagttttattttattttgggtacGGGGAAAGCTACAGAGGCCCTCTTTCCTTGTAGAAATGCTAATTTTAAAGGTACTGCTATGCAATTTTAGCCTAGATTGTTGTTCTTACCGTTACTTCTACATCGCATTAGTTGTGCTCACAATTGAAACTTTGTTTGGAATTCTCGTCGTTGAGGGATCCATTTTAATTGATGTGTTAGGttaagttttcttgtagtggttcATTTGCTGCCAAGCATGATATGGACCAACAGCTGTCAATTTTGACCAGTTCTAGTCGGGTATGTTTGTTCTTGAAATGTCTACTCCTGAATAATTTGTGTCACTCCATTGGtcattgtaattgattttaatggaatgagcttccatgaatttcttgtatcactgaACTAGCACGCTCAGGCGATGTTCTTGTATATGTTCTGTATGcatgggcttttgcctattcttaagatcaataaaattttgtataccgataaaaaaaaaaaattgcgtcACTCCTACAATAAGTGATACGCTTGCCAACAGTATCTCAAAGCCTTCGATCTTCAATgttaaagtcaaaatatatatatatttatatatatatatatttagcactaatagtttagtagaaattttctttgaaaCAATCAATGCTCATGACACACAAtggtttaattttactttttaatttcttcatggACATGTACGATATGCTTTTTGACTAATTGTTGTACTCATCATACCTACTAaattctaaaatcatttaagCTTGTCTGAGCAACATCAtgcacaaaatatatattcttcacATATACAGGATCAAGAACCACTACTACACCATCCAATTTTATTGCCTGAAATCATAGTTTTCTCAAAGAAGATAATGCTATATACAGAAGTTATGATTAAGTTTTAACTGTAAATGTTGGCTTAGCAGCAGACATGTTGGTGGCCCAGGTAAGCTGATATAAAGCCGGAAAATATCTTAGCAGTACGTAAGTCTATAGTTCTGCATTGTTTAACTTACCTCTAATTTCTGTCCTGCATATATGGATCTGTACACAACTTGAACAGCCATTCAATCAGATGATTTGCTAGGGAAGAAATGACATCTAGAGCCATTGATGTGCTTGGAGTAATAGCAGCTCTACATGTGCAGAACTATTTTTGTGGTAACAAAGGACGTTACCAGAACAATACAACCAATAAAGGGTTGCAAACCAGAtgaaaaagatgttgatgaGTTGACAGGAGGGCTTAAATTTGGCATTATACCTGAAGTTGGATCACCTGTGTCGAACACTGTAGGAGGACTGGAGCTGCAAGCGGATATGACAAAACAGAAACATGTTCAAGGTCATTCTTCAGGAATTGTAGTAATGAAGATTCTGAATAGATTTGAGTTGTGATAAGAAAAGAGATTACCTCGATACACCTGCCCCTGCCGATGATGGTGCTGTTGGAATTGTTGTCGGTGTTGGAGTTGCCGTTGTTGGTGATGATGAGGATAATGGCAATGATGATGCTGATGATGATAGGTAAATGCAAGAACCAGTGCCTATTTATAATCAAAATGGTCTCAGATATGATTTCAATTTTGTGAAGCACGGACACTAGTTGTATTCTATAAGATATAAAAGATCAAATGATCGATGAAACTGAGGGAGGCCCTTACTTGGATTGTCATTGACTATGGCTGCAGTCCCTTCAAAATCACAGCTAGTTGGCCCTGGATTCTTCTGATAATAGCTGTTGATTGCATATGAGGCATGGTTTTGAAGTGTATTTGGATCGAAACAACTCCCACCCTGCTGGATTTGTGAACAGTCTGCACCTCCCACTCCGCATGCATAGTCCAGTGCTGCCTGAAGTGCTGCCTCCAACGCTCCAGTCTTGGCCACACACCAGCTTTGTCCTGGAATTGCTGGAGCATTTGTTGTTGCAGGAGGTACCTCTGGGTTTATGACGGGAACAGCTCCTGGTGGGGCTGGATAAGTTGTTACAGGGTTAGTTACTGGTTGTGCCCCTGGGACTGTGCTAGGAGTTGTTACCGGGTTGGTGATTGGTACTGGTGAGTTTGGAGGATTTGTGGAGGGTATTGTGACCGGTGTGGCTGAGGGAACTGTTAATGGTGTGGAACCGGGATTGGCTGGTGTAATTGTGACAGGGTTAGTAGCAGGAACGGTGACAATGGTTGGTGTGGGGTTATCtggagaggtgatgactgaggGTGTTGATATTGGACCTGTGGGAAAGACTGTTGGTGGGTTGATAGCGTCATGTAAAATTGTTGTGAGTTGGGATTTGCTTATAAGTTCTCTATGGGAAGAAGGAAAGATCTCTTCCTCTCCCCTTTTAATCCCTCTCTGCAATAAATCGTCCATAGATAATACTTCTATATAAAACCCAACTATCTGCTTTGATAGCTGAGTGTTGTTTTCTAATGACTTGAAAACCTTATCACTGAATTGAGCTACTTCTGTTGCACTCGGAATGGGAGTGCTCTTGATGGCTAGAACCACTGGAACTTCATTGTGAGGAAGAAGATAACTGGTAAGGATGGCTTTTTCAATCATAGACTGCACAAACTGATGTCCCATGCTTAAGTGTATATCAATACTGGCTTTAATCATGACATAAGATCCAGTTTTCTTAATAAAACCGCAAATCCTATGCAGGTCTCTTTTCTGTGTTTGATTCAATTTCTCTAAGATTGACATTGAAAAGGCTACCGAGACCCTAACTTGGCTTTCCAGATGAAGATTACTCAGGGCTGATTGGATTGATTGTAAGGTAGATAAAAGCATTAATAGCTCACTTTGTACCGAACCGTCATTGCCACTACTGACTATGATGCTATTGATGTTCACATGTGGAAGAAAGGGCATTACATGTCTCTTCAGCCATGAAACAACAGATGATTGTGAATTCAACAAATTCTCAAGTAGGCTTTTACTTAAGTAGAGATCAACAGACCCGCCAGAGTCGGATATAGTATTTGAAACCTTTTTATCTGCTACAAAAACCTGAATATGAGACGGGGTGACATTGTTCGGCTCGAGGAACAATATTGTTCTAGCAGGTGATGAAGCTGCAGTGCCTCTTGCATGATCGGAGAAACCCACCAGAGTTCCTGCACGGTAGGAAAGAAATTCAAATTCTTGGAAGTTAGTCACGAATCTAAGCAGCTGCAATGTACTGATGCAGAAGGGGAAAAGAACACATAATGCAGCTTCACGGAAATTACAGCAAAATGGAAATTATTTACTTGGtgattgtttattataatgaTCTACTTTCACAAATCCCCAGCAACTGTGATGGTTTCAGAAATCAAATCAAACTGAAAAGAGCAAAACGATCACAAAAGATGGGGTCCATGTTCCTTATGCCCCCCAGAAGTTACTCACCAGAAGAACAGACagtaaggagagagagaaagaggaagaagcaTTTAGAAGCTCCTTCGGCCATATTAATGAGAGACGCCTCTGGGTACTGGGAAGATGCCCGACTGATTGTCAGTGTGATGCATATAATGGCGATTCTGTAAGGACAATGCACGTCGAATTATAATAAAAGATGATCGAGAGAATGATGGGGGAGCGGAAAGAGTTGAAGATAAAGGTGAacaagaaaatctgaaaaagtgaTAAAGAAATATGACCAAGCTGTAATGATAAGGAAAAGATGTTACTTTGTCACGAAGGATGGAGTTGGAACTTGGAGATGTTCTGTTCTGTCTGATAACAGTAGAAAGACTGGATCAAACCTGCTTTTTTGCTTCCATATCTTTACCCAAAGCGTAATCTAAAATTCTAAAAGCAGCCTGACTTGGCAAATGGTTTAACATGTGCAAATGCATGTACAAACACATGATGATGCATCACAGTAAGGTGTCAAAGTTGTTCCAACTACATTGCCTTTTGCATTCCCATTGGCCCATGTATTGGTGtcaaatataatgataaaatagtcgtagataaaaattataattttaaagataataggGAAAAGGCTAATACCACAAATAAAGGAAATTATCATATTTAAGTCCTAGTATTTAATATTCATGCATCAATTGTCCAAAATAACTcgcaaaaattctaaaatgcaAACACATTTTTGCTATCTTCTTTTCCTAAAAacaggaaaaacaaaaatacaaagagtattatgaatttaatatatatacatgtgaaaaattcttctcatcagcccctattcaccaccccacaccctatgaaatacaccttctatgaaaaaaaaaaaatttccgcGTCATGTGTGGGGTGTATAATGTGAATAGTTGCTGatttgtagcaaaactcatatatatatatatatgtatatatatatatatatatatatatatatattatgtattgaAAACTATTCCACAAACATGAGAAGAAAGGAGATTTTTACATTTCAGTAAACATCAAAACTAATAGatgaaaaaatacaaagagTTCATGGAGGGGGTTATAGAGAATAGGAGTAAGAAAGAAAGGTTTGGACTTTCACTCTCTCTTCCTCTGGTCTTGCAGTATAGAGAACAGGGAGAAGCGATCTTTCATAAACCCAACATCAGTGAATGATCATGCTTGATAAAAAATAGGTATAATCTTGTTTGATATTCTGCAGTGCATTGGCTTTATGAAATGAGCAGTAgcatcttttactttttcctttGAGCTACAAGGCAAATGCAATAAAGGAGGGGAAAGTATAAATGGGATGACACTGACACACAGTTTGCACCGCTAAAGGGACACATGCACGTAGTGGGATGCATGAGGCGGTATATGTGCTTTAATTTGCATGTATTCAAATGAAATCTTGTATGTTAAAAAACCAAACACGTACGTCTGCAAATgcattataaatagtaaagtgTAAAGCTACAACAACTGAGGCCTTTGGATTCACTAAAGGTGCTGATTAGCCATTCTACCAATATTGGTTGCACCTTTCTGCGGGTTTTAAGATAGGAATTTACAACCTGAATGGTTACACCCCATGTGGAAAAACACACTGTGCTTCCATCTACTTTCAACTTGGTGAATCAAAAACTACTTCTCTGACTGTGTCTCAGCCGAAAGtaagcaagagagagagagagagagagtcatctGGTGACATGTCTGATCTACagaattgaaaaaaagtgagaaagaaaattgagaaaaaaagcaGTCTTAAGTGATACGGCTTCATTGAATTTGTCTTGTGCCTTTTGGTGTTGTTTCGTTACAATGAAATTGAAAGTTGGAAATGTTTATATAAGAGCATCAACTTCTTCCCTAGATCTGGATTCCATTGCACACGACTGCTGGAAAAGGTGCAAAAAAGATTGAATGAAATGAGGtgtattttcttaacttttggAAGATAGAAAGTAGTCTAAAAAAGTAGACCATGTGAAACTCCACTTAAAGTTTTCAGCTTTGTCTGCTCCTTCATAATTTACTTCTAGCTGGTAGCCGCCAACCATTGATTTTTGCTAAACACTGTAGTTTTATGGACTTGGATATGGAAGTGCCAATCACTGTTATGTCTGTCCGTCCATTGTCTCTTGTATAATACCCCCAATCTATAATGTTACGtatcatctattttcttattatcCTCTCATTATCCATttcatgatgtggtattagatgattagagactatttattatatttcacttatgaaCATATCGTTTAATGCTATATCATTGGATGATaaaaggatgatgagaaaatagaagATGAGTAGATTTTTTCTATCCCAATTACCGTCGAATTTATAGCCTTTTAcaaatgaataattatatttgaagtgAAATAGAGGGACATATATATGAATTGAgctctacaatatttattgttatctatgtaatttttcagacaattactcaataaatattgaaaGAGTCACGTCATATCTATATTTTCTCTACTTGAGACtcttaaatttgtatatttcGTTTCTATTGATAAAGAAATctaataa from Juglans microcarpa x Juglans regia isolate MS1-56 chromosome 4S, Jm3101_v1.0, whole genome shotgun sequence carries:
- the LOC121261882 gene encoding nuclear envelope-associated protein 2-like isoform X1, which translates into the protein MSILEEKPSSSSSWLASEATSVIPAGEIDPLLKDLNEKKQSFRRNVVSLAAELKEVRTRLTSREQSYALETLTRQEAEAKAKNMEEEIGRLEKKLEERNAKVQASASTAEKCLKELDDLRSQLSATRAIADSSAASAQSARLQCLALVKELEEKNGSLKEHEDRVTTLGEQLDNLQRDIQARESSQKQLKDEVLKIENDIMQAVAKAGVSKDCELRKLLNEVSPKNFEKINKLLIFKDEEIAKLKDEIKIMSAHWKHKTKELESQLEKQRRADQELKKRVLKLEFCLQEARSQTRKLQRMGERRDKALKELRDQLAAKQQSATMSAEEQNFWETSGFKIVVSMSMLILVVFSKR
- the LOC121261880 gene encoding helicase SRCAP-like, yielding MAEGASKCFFLFLSLLTVCSSGTLVGFSDHARGTAASSPARTILFLEPNNVTPSHIQVFVADKKVSNTISDSGGSVDLYLSKSLLENLLNSQSSVVSWLKRHVMPFLPHVNINSIIVSSGNDGSVQSELLMLLSTLQSIQSALSNLHLESQVRVSVAFSMSILEKLNQTQKRDLHRICGFIKKTGSYVMIKASIDIHLSMGHQFVQSMIEKAILTSYLLPHNEVPVVLAIKSTPIPSATEVAQFSDKVFKSLENNTQLSKQIVGFYIEVLSMDDLLQRGIKRGEEEIFPSSHRELISKSQLTTILHDAINPPTVFPTGPISTPSVITSPDNPTPTIVTVPATNPVTITPANPGSTPLTVPSATPVTIPSTNPPNSPVPITNPVTTPSTVPGAQPVTNPVTTYPAPPGAVPVINPEVPPATTNAPAIPGQSWCVAKTGALEAALQAALDYACGVGGADCSQIQQGGSCFDPNTLQNHASYAINSYYQKNPGPTSCDFEGTAAIVNDNPSTGSCIYLSSSASSLPLSSSSPTTATPTPTTIPTAPSSAGAGVSSSSPPTVFDTGDPTSGIMPNLSPPVNSSTSFSSGLQPFIGCIVLVTSFVTTKIVLHM
- the LOC121261882 gene encoding nuclear envelope-associated protein 2-like isoform X2 — protein: MEEEIGRLEKKLEERNAKVQASASTAEKCLKELDDLRSQLSATRAIADSSAASAQSARLQCLALVKELEEKNGSLKEHEDRVTTLGEQLDNLQRDIQARESSQKQLKDEVLKIENDIMQAVAKAGVSKDCELRKLLNEVSPKNFEKINKLLIFKDEEIAKLKDEIKIMSAHWKHKTKELESQLEKQRRADQELKKRVLKLEFCLQEARSQTRKLQRMGERRDKALKELRDQLAAKQQSATMSAEEQNFWETSGFKIVVSMSMLILVVFSKR